In Cherax quadricarinatus isolate ZL_2023a chromosome 77, ASM3850222v1, whole genome shotgun sequence, the DNA window gGAGAGTCAGTGTTTCTCTCGAGCTTCATCTCCACGGTAGTTCAGGTTGTTAATAATAACATTTTTAAGTCGAGTTAATATTTCACTGATTCTTGTGTATAACAGTAATGATTTGTGATTAGGTAAATTTAaagattttaattatttttagttATTAACCTAGTTTTGTCAAGATTTATATATTTGCTATTGGCTTCTTATGAATTTTTAGTATTGCGTAAAAGGATATTCCACATTTTAACTGTTGGTGTATGATTAACTTTCATCAATCTCACCACAGGATGCTGATGCTACTAGTCTTCATCATGATGGCCCTACATCCAGCCTCCAGCCAAAACTACGAGTCGCGATTCAACGCTCTTACTTCTCTTCCTCGGCAATCTCCATTCTCTCAAGCCTTCCCCAGACCTTTAATTTTCCCAGCTCGCCGGCTCACTACTCCCACCCAACTACCTAACAATCTTCACGACCACCACATTCAACAAGATGTCCAATTCCAGTTGTCCTCGGCTCAGCAGCCCGCCACTATCAATCGACCTATCCAGATTGCCCATCAACAGGTTCAACCACAGCACGAATTTCCTCGGTTCCCTATTCAAGATTCAACCCAACAGGCCCAGAGTTCTCGGGCTGCCCCTCAGTTCCAGATTCGACAAAATGTATTGCAAAATTCTGTAAAATTTATTACTCCGCAAACTGTAATGAATCGGCAGCTCCTTATTCCACATCGACCAAACCAACATTTTCAACCAGTTCTTCAGAACATACCATTGCAGAGTCAGCCAATCGCACGACTCCATGATTGCGGTCATGCTGGTACATTAGTAAGTGGAAAGTGTTCCATATGGTTTAAATTACTAAAATATCAATTTACGTAGTCCCTTTTCACCAGGAATTACTCTTGTCTATGCTTTTCAGGTGGATGCTTCTAGAAGAGGTCATGCTTACCACTTTTCCTGGTGCAGGAACCAGGATACATTTACTTGGGAACAGGCTAATTCCTACTGCCAAAGACTGGGTAATGGCTTCCTACCCGTTAGTCTAGAAGACGCCGACGAGGACTCTTTCATAAGCAACATAATTGTCAGACGTAAgtcttaataattttttttttttttttttttttttttttttttttttttttttttaaacttaaaATTTGCATAGTGTATCCTAAACCTAACGTCCTGTCTTCCAGATCCAGTACCATGGatctggacttttttttttttttttatattttatttaacaaCTTCATGTACagatattaataggtacatatataaaaaaaatgatcaagggcaacatcagtaaaacaatatataaacacaaaacaatccaggcaacatctgacagtctactatatacaagtttttataacatatcacaatttaaggaggaataaagttataataacaaaggccacaaaatggctattaataaaactcctaaaattacaacctcaacacaataatgctccaagcttaatgacaatcacccataataccactctcaacaaatacaccagacctacaatatgccttatttAGAAACCtttgctgcaacacaggtgacccatcatcccccccccccactcacacacacacattgaaaactaaccctatcaccaacctgaataaacatgacattaattatcctcaatttaggattattatgacacatgtcactttaggaagcattatttacaaccatgtatggtacaggactaccaaaattacaataccttaaataagaacaataataataggtaattactaccaaaactgatgctggcccacgttacaataaaacaaaaataactcagagcttcaaggaattagtgaaaggaaaaccctctcaagaattcaacttcaattgcaataccagtgtaagtggaacataatacgctaccaaagaaatatacacgttatataatttatagattatacattaatacatgttatatatttaatctgctccttccaccttccccatcaagggaactaagcaaaacttatcttgcacaacctctcatctggtcacacactagtacctccaatcacacccaatcacatcactgcattcccaaggaggtgagcccgttgaaatcccctgaacccccccccctttttaccaacccactcaccccggcagttaaagccccttataacgccaataaaatccctattgttagtcctctataaccttcagaaaaatactcttcccaccttttcccaaaaatgtctctgttgcgacacaaagttcgataaaacgtcgccgccaaagtccgtctcagcacatccccacccaccttccccctcataccccataaaacatatatgtagtccacgatgacatatgtcaaacctcttaccacactctcctccacaccactcatatcaagactcaacgctcgcaataccgccacaccttggccccccaccctcaccactaccttacgcatccataccctgatgcactccaaaccttcacaaaaatagacgacatgatacgcagtttcttccccactgcatctgccacaccccccatcctcaataaccctcctgtctcggagcatcgctcccgttggcaaaatcccatgcaggaaacggtacataacctcacgcgccctaggtcgtatccttaatttactaaaccttcgccatattacatcccatgcatacatggggtagatcccttcaaccggcgccactacatgtctctctaacaatttacacaaaattcctacctttacttttcctggttccctggctaacattaaggcacgtaacactgtctcgcattccttcatttccgcccctccataccatttcctcaggtgagcatgtaccttatctagctgaccctccctccatccccctgcactcatcacttccctcttaataaacacacatttcacgcgctttctcaagtccaacaaacccaaccctcccctacataccggcaatgtcactacctcccttcgcaaccagttgcaccctgaaccccacaaaaatttgaacaccattctaagaatactcgtgatcgccgttcctgttaacggcatcacagccgaaacaaaccagactttactatatagtaatacattgatgacaattacacgctgcctaagggttaaatggtgaggtcgcagcattcccaaccgtcgctgcacctgttccaccatcctattcgaattgctaacccttgcagcactcaggtcagcctcatacatgacaccgcagattttcagactcccggtcctccgctgcacaacatcacatccccactctaatctctctgtccactctcccagccccatgatcattgacttttccagatttaccttcattcCAGTAGCCCTCCCAAAAGTGTGCACAACTTCCCCCAAAattcctaaccgtgtctcctcacttgccaaaatagtggtatcatcaacatagcccaccaaaccaggccacggcttcagctcaccctccctcccccccggccttagacgatcctccaccatcctataaaagggatcctgaacacatgcaaacaatatttgcgataaaggacatccctgccgaagaccccgctccatgttgacacccccccccacacacccattgatttgcacccttaccttcgcatttgagtacagcgtatccacccaccccactatttcttcaccaaacccctgtcgtaggagaatatccctcaaagcctttctttccaccctatcataagccccttgccaatccaacgccaccaacgctcctctttccctttccatgtcctccaggaaccccttgataatcccgtggcccacgttcattgacctaccaggtaaaccaaactgagactcaaacacgaccctccccacaacacatttaagccgattcccaagaattttcgcaaataatttataatcagcacaaagcaatgaaatggctcgataatcccgaagggtactctgctgtttaccctttgggaccaacaccaccaccgccgttgcctgagattctcccatctttcctccgtctttcatggcattcattaaccttactaggaaacccctaagcagaccccagtgctgtacataaaattcgctaggtaaaccatcgatcccgggtgccttacccttcctcatgtccataagggctctccatatttccccctcctcaatgaccccacccagtgcctcccgatcactcctccccagtttgcaaggcacatactcacataccttcccaagaacctcaccatccaccccactacttttcccgtattcctcaaaccatctatctgcatatgcactcatccccttggtgtcccttaatacctgaccctctctaaaaccccccacagaagatatgacttgcaaacctggtattgtagtcgttcgctgtcgtaccttctgtcctcgcagcacacaagctgatggcttgtcaccccagagtacttcgtctaaccccgcctgtacccgtacagctgcaaaactttcttcttgcaaatcccgtattctgtccttcaacatgtgtatatcctccaccgggtacaccccggccaccgcccccccctcgtaacaattccgtaatctagattctaagtaatttgacaagCCATACctcaattgattaatgcgtttgccctccctcacataaaaatgacgtattcgtaacttagccacactatcccaccatcctaccacgtcttcctctgttcttctgtcggcacagagctgttcccaaaatattgcaaacgcttccactccctccctatcccccaaaaccatcgtgttcagtttccaataacttccctgcctccgagccaaagcatcccatcccacctccactaataccgccctatgatcggaagacaccatttctatagttttaaaagactctaccaaaaccctccgagataaatataacctgtccaaacgagccgcatatccccttcttataaacgtatgttccacctcccacaggcCTCCCCCGaatgcatcacgtaactgaagatctctaagcaggccccccaagactgaggaaaaatatcccgctcctctgggttccacgtctgtcttcttaattacacaattccaatccccccccacaatcgcgacagacggtaacgtgcgtaggtaatacacgagctcctcctgcacaaaatccatcttcactttcacgtcactttctgctggggcatacacacacacaaacgccactctctctcccatccaccatccttccacacgtaatactctcccccctccccccccctctttcctatgcaatacaaacgggcccgcctccctgatcaacacacccactcctccttttaaacgctcagacggcaacacataagcctgatacccagggaccactaattcacgaccaagcttaaaattgtgctcctgcacaaaagctacgtcaaccttatacctattcaaaaacatcctgaagcactcccgtttaacaccatcacacagaccattaatatttattgttacacacctgaggccagcttaaggtttccttccccgcctcatgtcaagattcttccctttcagactgttcccctggactgtgcctttgccacattttcccccctccttcccaaccatccccccccccttctgttgtggccctctcgcagagtcactctgggcaccagaaccccatgtctttttccccggcctttgtgccggtgtcagaacatcgtccgaatctgacgctgctgcccttttccttgtagctccctcagtttccatatctgagtcctgggagccagcacaatggacttccacctctaccacccttaatccgccttcatgcccctccatggcactcgcactgtccaccacaggtgccacctgctcctccccttccccacacacaccttctaccctgatcccagggtcttgttcgctgtaactctccccctccgtagactgtaacatagcctgtatcaccgtctccaactcctcctcaatagccttcactgctgcgccctcctgtacctcctcacttgacaactgtactgttgatgggccaggtgattcatggatcaccacttcttccgaatccccaggaggagccaccaccacttcactccacatgcgaccacgccctcctccttgcacccgttcttctttaggcattgggtgctcatgctcaggtgctccgccccttgccggcccaggagccactgttgatgggccaggtgagtcatggatcaccacttctgccgattccactggaggagccactacctcttcactccacatgcgaccacgccctcctccttgcccccgttcttccttaggcattgggtgctcatgcgcaggtgctccgccccttgccggcccaggagccatactccgcttgccacagtctgccgccatatggtcaaattcgccacacagtcggcacgtacgcctctgccccgcatacgctaccattacctgggttctaaactcttcgagatatacatacgagggtataggatgcctaagcgtcatcttgagattaaaagaaccctcaggaaatcctgtgtaagcaccttttacccatttgccaggttgggccagatgtacagttccataacgttcgaaaacatttcgaatatctacctcatcagcctcaaaaggcacgttgcgaagcttaacccacgaataatgtcgtgagacatcaatcaacttgaccctcactgccggtgttacagtaatgcagacatcttggtaacgatcaaccaaagcctcgtatacttgagcagttagcactttcacgaaaattcgatatacaccgttcagtgccactccatataaatcctcgtctctgatgccatatgtctctcgtataattttgggcaataacacatcgactgacgtaagtgttaaagccccactaataagttcaatgcccacagtattcactctcctgcgaatacctggcgccatgtcgttgactgattagctcttctgggaaacagtagaggggtgcaaagcacgtccgcactctacctcatccagacagcgaatgcacaacacctcctcgtaccactgctgtcaggttactgaggagcgtcaggcaaggggtctgcacggcccaatagcgatgcagacaataaGCAACATAATTGTCAGACGTAAgtcttaataattttttttttttttgtttgtttttttttttttttttttttttttgtattttattttaaacttaaAATTTGCATAGTGTATCCTAAACCTAACGTCCTGTCTTCCAGATCCAGTACCATGGATCTGGACTAGTGGAAACAAACTAGGGTCTTCCTCCTGGCAGTGGTACCCTGGACGTCCTCTAGTCTACAACAACTGGTCTTTCACTGGCGGGTCTGTGTAACCCTTGTGGGTTTTAAGTTTTGTTCCCgtaattagattttttttttttcactttgatATTTTTTTAAGTATAAAGTCTAAAGTTTTCTTTCTAGGCTTGGCCGACCACAGCCAGATAACCGCGAGGGTAATGAAGACTGCCTTGGTGTGTTGAAAAATACTTACAATGATGGAATCGCATGGCACGACATCACTTGCTACCATAAGAAACCAGTTATCTGCGAAACTagcattcaaatttaaaattttaaagTAATAAAGAATTGATGGTTATATTCGTATAACTACCCTTCTAAATTTATTACATACTCTACAATAAGCTTAGTGAGGTCTACCCAAGATGACCTGATTTACACCTTGACCGcctccaccaaggcagggtggccccaatgAAAGTAACCATTCATTCACTCTATCAATGTTATCAAGTGATTACACTagttatgaaactgcaacattaacacccatcacTTGGAAGTGCAGACACTACTTCCAACCCACTCCAACCATTTATCTCACGCACTTGCCGAGTCAAAGCCCCTCCCACAAAACTTCTATTATAGGGAAGGCGGGGGTAGATCTACAGTAATTTACTTAGTTCCATCCTCTGCCCAAACTCTTGATAAGTTTtggtaatttttttattttatttaaaactcgtacaaaaaaatatatgggtacataatcaatatgtaacaagatacaagcAGTAACACTataatctgcagtgactacaGAAATACCAAAGCACTGATCTAATGACAGCATGATTGGCTGctgcactccaatcaaacactacTTTTATGTACTGTGCTTCACGTGAAAAGATGGTCTTGTAATAAAAACGATAGTCCTACCTAGTAATgcttactccccccccccccttgaaaaacataccactttcacccgagtatactcattgacatcttacatttattagagcattaaggacattgacaacatgtataaacacaatccagccatctaaaaggctgactataatacaagaaaagtctgaaacatgatggcacacatccaccaaagaaaccaatccacaccctaaccctcataCCCCATGATAACagtatcgtgcacggtggtggatttaatacactaccgctgactcttcaccccccccccccccacatgcctagtaactgtctgccgtcaccactcataacctccatcagtcattgaatttaaaaatacattaaagTACAATAACAAAGGAATATGAGAACCCCTTATCGTCTCCGCCACAGAAAAATAAAATTGTTACATTTTCTAAATACATCCTGCTGATTCATCTTTGCTTacaaaatatcccccatcccctatgctttttatctctttactccaaagctaaaaaccagattatacatttcatcaaattatattacaataagcataTCAATACTTATCAGACTAATAGGTGTACATTATCACCCTGAGTTCCACgaaatttacataagaattaatacatatattgacaatcttcagtccttcccgtcttctaaataGTGTCCATATATCCAATGACATTTCGTTATGATCCAGTCATTTACTTTTCCCCTTTTCCCCAGTGCAAGATAAATGCCACTTGCATTAGACGTCACAACACCTTACATTTGTTCACTTAAAACGTATAAAATGAGAACTAACAAATAACTCTACAATATATAGATAGTTATTTGACAAAGTGAAGAATACCAACTATGGTAACAGTACACTAGAAATTGTAACTCGctcactaatacatattcccatttttgtattatgttcaacaagatatatttttaacaatgttccagagcaatatcagacttactgtcacgcactaagttacacaatataacttattAGGAGCCATGAAACATGTACTgggcagtactacctcaatcattaacaaaaccaacctggcaaaagacttcagaaagccaccccttgccatctgtattaaaaaaaaaaaaactcgcgttcccttccatgctcaagttcgtacctgacgtcgaaagtcgtaaaacccctgtctcttaaccaaatgtcaccagttcccaccccccccccctcattcctaacgactttacacccatatgctccactaccacacttattccaccttccatcctccattaATCTCAAAAAAGAATAccagtttagggagaaccagccaaatccagctctaaactagacccaacactaacattacacctaccgacagattacgataacccaagggaaaactatttacccacaacctcccatatagtagcctatttctgcatactgtagGATACACAGTCGCCGCAAGGGCCCGCACCCtatattcaccccccacctcctgcatgcaccaagacacatgtatcactgccctccgaatgtccttggaaacccctcccacatcaaaatgcaaagccctcaaagtcgaaatgtttctcccccctcccgccactatacccagaactctcgctaaccatgcccttacaaaacccaagttttcacaaaaatatatggcatgaaaagccgtctcttcctcacaatgcaaacaagtgccagcacctacataacccattctatatagcactgaccttgtagctagaattcccataaagaatctataaaccacttcacaaacccttggctttaatctgatcttccgaaagtcttcccaaatgcccctccaatcatacattgggtatgtagctactccctgtatcactgtaccctgccaacctgtcctcccaagcctacttacccttactttttttgcttcccttactgccaacaaatttcgcaccatatcttcacactccagtagtgcctttcccttccaccattttcgcacatccttcatgacctctcccacccctctcccctcccacccctctcccctcccaccctcaagtatcgctgcttcacatacactgccttcactcgtgtgtccaaaggtataagacccagcccaccctgccgcacgcccatcaccaccacctccttccgtagccattgcttcccataaccccacacataccttaaaaccaccctctccagttcctgaatatctcacgacctcaggggatatatttctgccacgccccacactttactgtacacaagtgtatttactaccaccaccctctgctgcaatgttacatccccagccctccacccgcacatctacccatcgctctactcgctacttccttggaatttattctctgtgcctccccagcgtccgccatatacacaaccccacacatcttaattctatccactacgttccacccatactgttcccccaaccccccccccccccacccacgtgcctacttctaatagctttgactttgctccatttaccctcatccctgtcgccccaccaaaaatctctattatacgtcccacattccccaatcctatttcccctcctaccaaaactgtggtgtcatccacataccccacaataccacatctcccaggacccacctctccctattcccacactccttcctctataagcctatgaaaagggtcctgcatgcatgcaaagaggatttgagacaaggggcaaccctgtcgcaaacccatccccatctgcaccggcaaccctaacttcccattaacctgtaccctgaccgttgcaggcgtatacaaagtagtcgcccagcgcacaatctcatcacaaaaaccctgttttttttaaaatacacaacatatgtctatctatactgtcataagcctgcttccaatcaatccccaagatcccccccccgttgtctaccctccacaaaatccttaattcttccatgcccctcacgcatacttcgacctggaatcccacactgtcctctatgtaggactcggtcaagcacctttttcatacggttacctaaaaccttcgcaaaaactttataatctgcacacatgagggagatcgccctaaaagcacccaaggtcttccccccccctcccttatagaccaaaactactacccccgtgccctgcgattcccccaacactcccctttccttcatacaatcccaatgtgtaatatagaaatcattaggaattccatcaatgcccggcgcttttcacctactcaagcccattatcgcctcctcccctaaaatacctcgaattccttctcccagaatctctccctccctctgcttaaaattctccctaagccaataatcagcataattgctcattccatcggtggtactaagtacctcccccacccctttacacatctctaatcccataatcgtggtcatctgttgcctattcctaaatctcctcaaaacatcctgacggtttgtcaccccatagaacctcctctaaaccttccctcacacatatcgcatcaaaacgagaattttgtatatccctcaatcttccccttaaaacctctatttctccatgtctagcccccctcccccttcataacaatcatttagctgcccctctaaatatttctgtaaaccatacctccaccttgcctcatcccttcctctatgctggtaatactccctaatctgcaatttagcgtgcttctcccaccattccaagacatcctcctcttcgttacgagcctcccatagttgcttccaccattccctaaaaaacaacccctccccctctccctgaagtagcctcacattcattttccaataacccacatacctacgaaccatcccatctctgccaaaacggcacgatgggccgaaaaacctaaatctatcgtcattacacgttctactgttatatctcgagttatatatatacgatccaacctggcagcataacccctccgcataaacgtgtgctctactttccgcccatcgcccctgactgtcataaacccctgcatccctcaatactccaagcacacaccctgcccctctcggctccacatccttattcctgattacacaattccaatccccacctattatagaaaccattggtaaaccccacatgtagaaaagcaaaacctcccttacaaaattcacctttacccgtatgttactatctgccggcatatatatccccagaaaaca includes these proteins:
- the LOC128701988 gene encoding uncharacterized protein isoform X2, translated to MLMLLVFIMMALHPASSQNYESRFNALTSLPRQSPFSQAFPRPLIFPARRLTTPTQLPNNLHDHHIQQDVQFQLSSAQQPATINRPIQIAHQQVQPQHEFPRFPIQDSTQQAQSSRAAPQFQIRQNVLQNSVKFITPQTVMNRQLLIPHRPNQHFQPVLQNIPLQSQPIARLHDCGHAGTLVDASRRGHAYHFSWCRNQDTFTWEQANSYCQRLGNGFLPVSLEDADEDSFISNIIVRHPVPWIWTSGNKLGSSSWQWYPGRPLVYNNWSFTGGLGRPQPDNREGNEDCLGVLKNTYNDGIAWHDITCYHKKPVICETSIQI
- the LOC128701988 gene encoding uncharacterized protein isoform X1, whose translation is MGCLRVIFREKVPSGRPMMLMLLVFIMMALHPASSQNYESRFNALTSLPRQSPFSQAFPRPLIFPARRLTTPTQLPNNLHDHHIQQDVQFQLSSAQQPATINRPIQIAHQQVQPQHEFPRFPIQDSTQQAQSSRAAPQFQIRQNVLQNSVKFITPQTVMNRQLLIPHRPNQHFQPVLQNIPLQSQPIARLHDCGHAGTLVDASRRGHAYHFSWCRNQDTFTWEQANSYCQRLGNGFLPVSLEDADEDSFISNIIVRHPVPWIWTSGNKLGSSSWQWYPGRPLVYNNWSFTGGLGRPQPDNREGNEDCLGVLKNTYNDGIAWHDITCYHKKPVICETSIQI